One Denticeps clupeoides chromosome 10, fDenClu1.1, whole genome shotgun sequence genomic window carries:
- the LOC114798749 gene encoding V-type proton ATPase subunit S1-like, whose amino-acid sequence MAEVRMQGLRASAVTFSSLLLTFFLISSCGAHVPLIIWTSKGSLLPVEPPVAGHILSWTQAHSHLSTALGSAPHTVLLFLQDKMSIDDFTAYGGVFGNKEESVFPSLEASLKEASSQLVLPEISWPVAEKIPSLLQEIVGTSPLYINPATLKEQNLPSADPALLVIGLPYSSGVQTKEVLRKNDEVIAEVLQVMKDRDLPFTAVYTGLKPSRMMENLPVDVESVGRTLLQAPAQDITTKAPVIFNGTQGPCIMLWAEQLNVSFLRNQQWSEWVDLGPLTFNNSVSLAGSVCNETVSRLVLNYANVLSFNSLSLTFDMSRKFFPVSARNWSTLDRLEILYDQQLATFIGRNIYSPAEYSYHCQRVSNTRDPLLFPWNTSDSSNQWRITFTDFQIQGFNVTGSFSYASDCASFFSPGIWMGLVTSLVLVLILTYGLHMIMQLRTMDRFDDPKGPSITVPQAE is encoded by the exons ATGGCGGAAGTCAGGATGCAGGGACTTAGAGCCTCCGCCGTAACtttttcttcattattattaaccTTTTTCTTAATTTCGAGTTGCGGTGCACATGTGCCACTTATCATTTGGACAAGTAAAGG CTCTCTTTTGCCAGTGGAACCTCCTGTAGCCGGACACATTTTATCATGGACGCAGGCCCACTCTCACCTGTCTACTGCCCTGGGATCTGCCCCTCACACAGTGCTTCTTTTCCTGCAGGACAAA atgagcATTGACGATTTCACTGCTTACGGTGGTGTATTCGGAAACAAAGAGGAGAGTGTGTTTCCGAGCCTGGAG GCGTCATTGAAGGAAGCCTCCTCGCAGCTAGTCCTGCCTGAAATATCATGGCCTGTAGCTGAGAAGATTCCCAGCCTGCTACAGGAGATTGTGGGCACCTCCCCACTCTACATAAACCCCGCCACCCTCAAAGAGCAGAACCTTCCTTCGGCTGACCCCGCCTTGCTGGTGATAGGCCTGCCTTACAGCTCTGG GGTGCAAACTAAGGAAGTACTCCGTAAGAATG ATGAGGTGATTGCTGAGGTGCTGCAGGTCATGAAGGACAGGGATCTGCCATTCACAGCAGTCTACACTGGCCTGAAGCCTTCACGG atGATGGAGAACTTGCCTGTAGATGTTGAATCTGTTGGGCGCACGTTGCTCCAGGCACCGGCTCAAGACATCACTACGAAGGCCCCTGTGATCTTTAATGGCACTCAGGGTCCCTGTATAATGCTCTGGGCAGAGCAGTTGAACGTGAGCTTCCTCAGGAACCAACAGTGGTCCGAATGGGTAGATTTGGGACCTCTGACCTTCAACAACTCGGTTTCCCTGGCAGGTTCTGTCTGCAACGAGACCGTGTCTCG actggTCCTGAATTATGCCAACGTGCTGTCTTTTAACAGTCTGAGTTTGAC ATTTGACATGAGCAGGAAGTTCTTTCCTGTATCGGCACGGAACTGGAGCACGCTGGACCGACTGGAGATACTGTATGACCAGCAGCTGGCCACGTTCATTGGCCGCAACATCTACTCACCAGCGGAGTATTCCTACCACTGCCAAAGGGTCAGCAACACCCGTGACCCACTGCTTTTCCCCTGGAATACATCTGACAGTTCTAACCAGTGGAGAATCACCTTCACTGACTTTCAG ATCCAGGGGTTTAACGTGACCGGAAGTTTCTCATATGCCAGCGACTGCGCTTCCTTCTTCTCCCCGGGCATCTGGATGGGTCTGGTTACGTCTCTGGTGCTGGTCCTCATTCTGACCTACGGACTGCACATGATCATGCAGCTGCGCACCATGGACCGATTCGATGACCCCAAGGGTCCCTCCATCACTGTGCCTCAAGCTGAATGA